AGTGCCCAGGACATGGCCCTGACCGCAATCCGGTTGGCACTCAAAGATGCCGGCGTCACGTGGCCAGACATCCAGATCGCTACCGGCGGTAGCTTGGACGGCGGGCAGGCAGATGTGATGGTCGGCCAACTCGGCCCCACCGGCCTACCTTTCATCAACGTCCTCAATGGCTGCGCCACAGGCGCCGCCAGTCTCATCACCGCACGCAACATGATCACCAGCGGTATGGGCGATCTCGGATTGGTGGTCGGGTTCGACAAACACCCACGTGGAGCGTTCACGGCGCCCGACGTGACCACGTGGGGCGTAGGCCACTGGTACGGGGAGACGGGGATGTTCGTCAACCCGCAGTTCTTCGGGATGAAGGCTCGCCGATACATGCACGACCACGACATTCCCCTCGAGAGTCTGACCGATGTCGCCGAGAAGGCATTCAGGAATGGCGAACTCAATCCCAATGCCTGGCGGCGCAAGCCCATCCCACGCGAGCAGATCGAAAACTCGCGCCTGATCAACGATCCACTTCGCCAATTCATGATCTGCTCGCCGAGCGAGGGAGCCGTCGCGCTCGTGGTCTGTCGCGCGGAGGTGGCCGACAAGTACACCGATTCACCGATCTACGTCCGAGCAGCGGAGTTGGTCAGTCGTAAGTACGGGTCATTCGAACTGTTCCAGACCTCGCTCCCGCACGACCTGCCGCCTACACCGTCCGAGATGTCGTCGCAAAAAGCTTATGCAGCAGCAGGACTGACCCCACAAGATATCGACGTGTGGCAGGTGCAAGACACCGAAAGCGGTGCCGAGATCATGCACATGGCCGAGGTCGGGCTCTGCGAACACGGAGCGCAACCAGAACTCATCCGCTCGGGTGCCACCTCCATCGGTGGTTCACATCCGGTCAACACCGATGGTGGCCTTCTCGCCAACGGGGAGCCGGTCGGGGCATCCGGTCTGCGAATGGTCTATGAAGCGAGCCTCCAGCTACGAGGGCAAGCCGGCGAACGTCAGGTAGACGATCCCCAGACGGCGTTGACCCACGTCTACGGTGCCCCTGGAATCAGTGCGGCCACAATCCTGAGCAAGGTGGCCTCGTCGTGACGGTGACCGACGAATCCCGGACCCTGCATGACTTCGAAGAGGCGCTTCACGAGTCCTCCGACGAACTCGCCCACCTACGGATGCCAGCCCACGCACTCGGGCAACAGCTTTCGAACTCTGCAGAATTGATGGACTGGCTCTATCGCGGAGGTTGGACTCGTTGGGGGTGGCCCGAGACCATCGGGGGGTTCGGCGGACCAGCAACCATCCGCTGTCAGATCTACGAGAAACTGGCACTGAGTGGCTACCGCATACCCGATCATCTCTTCGTTCTGGAGGTGGTCGGGCCGGCAGTGGTGTCTCACGCACCTTCGCTCGCCGCCGAAATGATGCCGAAAGCCCTCAGCGGCGTGGAGCTCTGGTGCCAGGGGTTCTCTGAGCCCGAGGCCGGTAGCGACCTCGCGTCGCTGCGGACGCGGGCCGTTGCCCGTGATGACGGGAGCTTCTCGGTCAGCGGGCAGAAGATCTGGACCTCCTACGGGGCTCGCGCGGATCGGATTGTCCTCCTCGCCAGAACTGGCTCCGCGGACAGTCGACATCGCGGGCTGAGCATGATGCTCGTCGACCTCGACCAAGACGGAATCGAACGCCGGCCGATTGCTCTGGCCAGCGGACGAGAGGAACTGTCCGAGATCTTCTTCACGGACGTGCGGGTCGATTCGTCGCGCCTCATCGGCGACATCGACGGAGGGTGGAAAGTGGCCATGGATTTGCTGCAGTACGAGCGAGGGGTCTACGCCTGGATGAGGATGGCGAGCACGACCGCTCATCTGGCACAGATTCTGCGCCAGATGAGTGACAAACCGGATGCGTTGGCAGCCGACGTCGTCGGCCGGGCGTATCTGGCGCTGGCGGGCTTGCGCGCCCGGACTGCATCGACCCTCCGTCGTCTGTCCGCGGATGAGGTCGTCGGTGCCCAGACAAGCGTGGACAAGCTGTTGCTGTCGACCGCTGAACAAAAGGTGCTGGATGCGTCGCTGACGCTCTTGGATGCCGAACTCCTCATCGGTGACCGCGCTGTTGACGCTGGTTGGCGTGACGAATGGTGGTACTCCCGTGCCGCATCCGTGTATGGCGGCGCTAGGGAGATCCAGCACAGCATCATCGCCGATCGTATTCTCGGCCTGCCCAAGGAGAGTTCCCGTGGACGCTGAAACACAAGACCTGTTGCGCGAGTCCGTACGCGCTCTGATGCTGTCCGAACCATCCGACCTCGTCGCTGAACTCGCCGAGCTCGGATGGGCAGAAGCAGTCGCCGATGACGAGCCCGCCACGATCGGCCTGTTGTTCGCAGAACAGGGAGCAACAGCAACCGCATCTGCCGTACTGGATGTCGTCATGACCGATGCCTGCGGCATCGGAGCCAACGGTGCCAACGCGCCACGGTTACCGGTCGTCCACCCGCTCGCTCGGACTGCCACATCAATCGACGGCGCCCACCTGGTGGTCGACGGTGTTTCACTGAGTTCGGCCGAGTTCTCCACCGACATGCTCGTGGCATCGCCTGACGACGAAACCGTGATTCTCCGTGTTCCGCGCCCGCAGCCACATGAGACGGCCGCGGTCTCGGGTTTCGACCCGTCCTCCAAGTTCCACCACATACAGTTCAGGGTTCCGATCGCCGAGGCCGAAGACATGGGAGCCGATTGGCGGATCGCGCGGGCCGCAGGGCGCCGTGCGCTCGCGGGCGAGCTCGTCGGCAACGGAAGGGCAATGCTCGGCATTGCCGTCGACCAAGTCAGCCATCGTGAACAATTCGGGCGTGCAATCGGGGCCAATCAGACACCACGTCACCGATTGGCCGATTCCTATGTCCATCTGGCGGCCGCGAACGAGTTGGTCGACGCGGCGTGGTCGAGCCAGAACGAGTGGGACGCGATCGTTGCAAAGACCTACGCCGGGTACGCCAATGAGCTGACTGCCAGTGCCTGCCTTCAGGTCTGCGGAGCAATCGGTCTCACGTCCGAGCATCGGTTGGGCGGGTACGTCAAACGAGCCCGGATGCTCGACGCGCTGTACGGCGGCTGGCACAGATCGATCCAGCGCATTGGAATGGACCTGACGGCCTCGGGCTCGCTGCCGCAGGGAGCGTCGGCGTGACCGAGCAAACGACAACTCCACATTGCCGATTCGACGTCGTCGAGGATCGCATCGCCCGGCTGACAATCAATCGCCCTGAGCGCCTGGGAGCGTATACGCCACAAATGTGTTCGGAGATGCTCGCCGCAGTCAAACGAGTACAACTCGATGATTCGATTCGCGTGCTGATCCTCACCGGCACAGGCCGAGGGTTCTGCACCGGTGGCGATGTTTCACCAGACGCCGGGTTCGGCGACGCGCTCTCTCACCAAATCGGGCGGGCACGAGAACTCCGCGAAGATTCTCACGCGCTTGTGACCGCGCTTCACAAGTTGGACAAACCAGTCGTCTGCGCAATCAACGGAATCACTGTCAACGGTGGCCTCGCGTTCGCTCTGGCCTGCGATATCCGGATTGTCGCGGCCAGTGCCCGACTCGGCGACACCAGCGGGCGAGCTGGGCTGCTGCCCGATGAGGGCGGTGCTTGGCTGTTCCCCCGGACGATGGGATACGACAAGGCGTTCAGAATGGTCACCCTATCGGAGATCTATGACGCCCAGACTGCGCTCGGGCTGGGGTTGGCGACCGAAGTCGTGCCCGACGAAGAGCTCGAAATGCGTGCCCTCACCCTCGCAAGACAGTTCGCACAGGGGGCGCCACTCGCAATCCGAGCGGTGAAGATGATGATGAGGAGAGCTATGGAAAGCACCCTGGAGTCGTCCCTGGGCGATTCTCAGCAGGCAGTATTGTGGGTGGGTCCGAGCAACGACGCACTGGAAGGCAAAACGGCCTTCCTCGAGCGACGGAGCCCGAACTTCACCGGCAACTGAGTGACCTGGATATCAATCCGACGCCGGAAGGCGCTTGGGATCCTTGACCGTCATCGGGACACCATCGACCGCTAGTGTCCCGGTGCCGGCCTTTGTCACCAACAATTCGAGACCGTGATCGATCGACTCGTAGCGCTTACCGATCACTGCTCCCCCGGCCTCGCTCGATGCAACCTTGGAAGGCGTCGCCGAACTCGCCATCGGGACGCCCCCACAGGTCACGGTCGCGTCGGTGGCGGATACCGCGATGACGATGACCTCCGCATCGCAGGTCGCGCTGTACAACCGGGACCCAATCTTCAGGGACATACTGGCATTCCTCATCTGGTTGGTGGCTCGAGCCACAGGACCGGGCTCGGTTCGTACATGTATAGCACGTCGTCAACGCGAGTTCAGCCAAATCCGAATACCTACTTGACCTGGCGGAGCAGGCGCTATGTTTTCACAACTATACGTGTATAGTTGTAGAAACCTGATGGCCTCCCGCGAAGCGGTGCGGCCGCCAATATGGATGCTGTCGACCTCAGCGGTTTCAGCACACCAGCGAAAGGAAGCGCGAATGGCGATCATCGAGAATTCCGTAGGTCAACTGCCTTACATGCTCACCGACTTCGACCAGCACTCGTACGAAGCCGAAGACTGCTTCACGCGATTCATGCCGAAGGCGAAGCTGGACACGTCGGTCCGGCCCATCCTCTCGGCAAGCGGGCGCAAGGTACTGCTGGCCAACGACCGCGTCGTCACCGCGCTGGAAAACGACCTGGACCAGGCCTACGTTCCCGGTTCGCTTGTCGAGATGCTCAAGCAGCGCGCATCCGGTGACGCGACCGACGCCGACCGGTTCTACGAGCCAATGCAGAAGGAATACCTGGATCGAGACGCTCGCCTAATCCAACTGACGGAACAGCAGATTGAGCGTTCGATCATGTACCCGGGCGGGTGGGCGCTCATGGCGGAGCAATACCTCAAGGGTATCGATCCGCTGTACGACAACATCGAGTCCTTCAACAAGTGGATCAACGAGGACTGGGGCTTCGCGTACAAGAACCGCATCTTCGCGCCGGCACTGATGTCGATGCGAGATCTCGATCGCGCCTGCGAGGAACTTGACCGCGTGCTCGCCGCCGGAGCTCGCTTCATCACGATGCCCGCCGGCCCCGCATACGGCAGGTCCCCCGGCGACCCATACTTCGATCCGTTCTGGGCCCGAATCAACGAGGCACGCGCGGTCGTCTGCTATCACATCGCCGAATTCCACTATCAGGACAATGTCGCCTCGCAATGGGGCTGGGGATTGGTACCACCCTTCCAGTTCTCCGCGTGGCAATGGCAAAACACTTACGGGGAACGTCCGATCACGGATACACTTTCCGCGCTGATTTTCGACAACGTCTTCGGCAAATTTCCAAATGTACGAGTTCTCGTCAGCGAGTTCGGTGCCGAGTGGGTTCCGCATTTCATCCGGCATATGGACAAGAGCCGAGGAATGGCCCGGAACGGACAGTGGCTCGGGGGGCAACTCAAGGAACGCCCGAGCACGATCTTCAAGAAGCACGTCCGAGTTGTGCCTTACCCCGAGGACGACACCGTCACGATGATCGAGAACCTCGGCTCTACTGAGACATTGCTGATGGGTTCGGATTGGCCACATGCCGAGGGACTACGTGAGCCGGCCGATTTCTACAACAGGGTCGAAGGCTTGGGCGATGACGTTCGACGTGAGTTCCTCAGGGAGAATGGCATGAGGCTCACGGAAGGTACGGCCTGACCACAGACGACCCCGCAGGAGTGATGCATGACCGACGAAATCTCGAACGAAGCTCTGGTGCAACGGTTTCCTGGGGAGCCGATCACCCACGACAACGCCGCACACTACCGCGGACGACTTCGTCGACAGCTCCTTGTCAACCGGTGCGATAGCTGCGGGGCGTGGCATGCTCCCGCAAAGCCGATCTGTCCGGATTGCTGGTCGTCGCGAGTGACTCCGACTTCGGTCAGTGGCAACGGCACCATATTCATGGCCATCTTTCTCCATCAGGGACCACCGGCAGAGGGCGTGGACTACTCCACGCCCTATCCGGTGGTCACCGTCGAGCTCCAAGAGCAAGCCGGCCTTCGAATCACTTCGACCGTCGTCGGTGCTAGTAACGCGGACATCACAATTGGGGCGCCTGTACGGCTCGAGTGGCAAGAGCGCGCGGGTTCACCGATGCCGGTATTCGCATTGAGGAGTGCTGCCAATGCCTGATTCACGGAACCCGATGAAGGACAGGGTCGCCATAGCCGGCGCCTCGACTACCGGGTTCATCGCAAAGAATCTTGAACGAAGCCAAACGTCATTGGCTGCAGAGGCGTGCGTCGACGTCATCCGTAAAAGCGGCATCGACCGGTCCGAGATCGACGGAATTTGCGGAAGCTACCCGACCGCAGCGGTAATGCAGTCGACGCTCGGAATACCCGAATTGACATGGTCCGGAAACCCTTTCATTCCACTCGTCGATCACATCGCCACCGCGGCCGCGGCCATCCATGCCGGACTATGCAACGTTGTGCTCGTCTATCACGCCGCGTACCGTGTATCCTGGAATACCGGTTCTGCGCTCAAGGATCCCTTCCGCAGAATTTCTACGCCGGGCTTGTCTGATCCCCATCCAGGCCCCGAGACGATGGCCTCCAGCGCCGGCTACACCGGATGGGCGTCGCGGTATATGCATGAATATGGTGTCAGCCGTGAGGATTTCGGACTTGTTGCGATGAATTCGCGTCGCAACGCTGCCCAGAATCCGGGGGCCGCCCTGCGCGAGCCCATGACGATGGACGACTACCTCGCAGCACGGATGATCCGGTGGCCTCTGTGCCTACTGGACATGGATGTGGCCGTCGACGGCGCCGACGCCTTCATCCTCACCACGGCCGACCGGGCACGTGATCTACCGTTACCTCCGGTCCTGATCAACGCGGCAGTCCTCGGTCAGGATCGGCACAACGAAGAAGATCAGACCGTCAGTCTTCGTCAACACGGCCAACAGGTGGTGATCGAGACGCTGAAAGCCAAGGGCGACTTCTGGCTTGACGATATCGATCTCTATTACCCTTACGATGGCTTCACCCCGATAACCTTGAACTGGATCGAGAATGCGGGCTGGTGCGAGCCAGGAATGGGTGGAAAGTTCTTGCGCGAACACTGGGATGATGCTTCCAGTCGCGTGCTCATCAACGGCCGGATCCCCATGAATACGCATGGCGGTTCGCTGTCCGAGGGCGGTACGCAAGGTTCTGGCCACATCCGCGAGGCCGTCCATCAATTGCAAGGACTGGCCGGTGACAGGCAAGTTGCCGGGGCGAGACGCGCTCTGCTGACCATCGGTGGATTCTTTTTCAACGCGCAAGGCTTGATGCTCCACACCGGTTGACACCCACAAATCGGACCACCTCGATTCGACAGACCTATGGGAAGGAATCATGATCGAGAGTCTCGACTCAGCGGACGACGACGAAACGGCCTTGGACATGTTCCGAGCTCTGGTGGCAGACTCCCCCGACTCGCCGCTGCTCGATTACTTCGACAACTCGTTATCGGTCGATGACATCGACCGGCTGTCCGATTCCCTGGCGGCTGGGCTGTCTGACGGCGGCTTTCACGAAGGCGACCGGTTGGCGCTCTACCTGCAGAATGTCCCGCAGTACGTGGTGACACTGTTGGCAGTCTGGAAGCTCAAGGGCATCGCGGTCGCGATCAATCCAATGCTCACCGGTCACGAGGTGTCGAAACTACTCGCCGATTCGACACCAAAAGTGCTGGTATGTCTCGACGAACTGTTCACCCTCGGTATTGCGACGGCAGTGGCGAACTCGACAGTCACCAGAGTCATCACCACCAGCCCGCTCGACTGGCGAGCAACGATTGCCGATAGCTCCATTGTCGCGAACACAGTAGACGGGCTTGACGGCTGCGAGGATCTGTCCGAGTTGATCAAACACAACGACAACCGGAAGCCACCCCACTTATCGCCGGTTCCCGACGATGTCGCGGTGATCACATATACCTCTGGAACTACCGGGGTACCCAAGGGCGCGATGAACTCTCACCGAAACGTGGCCACCGGCGGCCGAGCGTACCGCGACTGGTTCGGTCTCGGTCGGGATGACATCATCTTGGGAATCGCGCCCCTGTTCCATGTAACCGGATTGTCGGGCCACATCGCGAGCACTCTGGCGGCCGGTGCGCGCCTGATACTTCTGTACAGGTTCACCGTGGATGAAGTAGCGCGGGTTGTCCGCGACAAACGGCCGACGTTCACCGTCGGCGCCATCACAGCCTTCATCGCCCTGGCAAACTCCCCCGAGGTCAGGCACGCCGACCTCGCCAGCTTGACAAAGGTTGCATCCGGTGGCGCTCCAGTAGCGGCTGCGACGATCGACAATTTTGAAGATCTGTTCGGCTCGTATATCCACAATGTTTACGGGATGACCGAGACAACGTCGCCAGTGCTGGCGGTCCCCATGAACTCGAGGGCACCTGTCGGTACCCAGACCGAGGCGTTGTCCGTCGGAGTCCCCGTCATCACGGCCGATGTAGCCGTTGTCGGCGACGACGGGCTGCCCGTAGCTGTCGGCGAACTGGGCGAGGTTGCAGTTTCCGGCCCTCAGGTCATCACCGGCTATTGGAACAACCCGGCAGCCGACGCCGAGGCTTTTCGCAACGGCCGCCTCTTGACCGGTGACGTTGGTTACAGAGACGACGCCGGCTGGTTCTACTTGGTGGACCGGCGCAAGGACATGATCATCGCCAGCGGATACAAGGTATGGCCACGCGAAGTCGAAGACACTCTCTACAAGCACGAGGCCGTTCTGGAAGCAGGTGTGGTCGGTCAGCCTGATGACTATCGAGGTGAATCCGTCATGGCATTCGTCAGTCTCAGAGACGGATTCGAGACGACCCCTCAGGAACTGATCGATTTCTGCCGAAGCCGCATGGCGGCATACAAATACCCGCGTGAGGTCGTGATCGTGGATGCCATCCCGAAGACGGTCACCGGAAAGGTCCTTCGACGCGAGTTACGTCCAGGCATCCAACCCGAACTCCACCGTCCCGGATGACCGGGGCCGCTATCGCACAGTGAGCTGGATCGGGTTCAGACCGGAACGACTCGCCCAATTTTCTCGACCTTGTCAACCCGGCCACTCGGGAGTGCCGGAGCGAGTAGAACCAACACTCCGTTCCCCAGAGACCGATAGAGCCGTCGCTGCGCTCCTCAGGGAACGTGAAGATTCACCACCGTACGATCCCTGAGGAGCACCAAAGCGCTAGTGGGGCCCGTCACGGAGGGCCCGCTCAGATCTTTTGCTAGGGCTGATCGGGCCGCAACGCCACGAACAGGCCCTCGGCCTCCGCACACAATATGTCCCCGTCGTGCAGTGTCGCCTTGAGAATGCGCTTGCGGCCTTCTTCGCTGACCAGCCAGGCGCGCAACTGTAAGGTCCGAGCGATCGGTGTGATGGAACGAAAATCGGTGTGCAGGTACGCAGTCCGTTGGGGCGGCCGACCCCCAGAGTTCGCCAGGCGACCAAGTATCTCGTCGAACATCAGCGGGATGGTGCCGCCATGGGCGGCGTTGTTGCCACCGAGAAAGTAAGGGCCGAAACGGACCGTCCCGCTCACACTGTCGCCGTCGGATTCGGTGACGACTATGGTCGGCGACATCGTCTGACCGCGGCCCGGGATGTCGGTTCGTCGTCCGAAGACCCGATCGCGTTCGCGCACGCCGAGTGGCTCGAGTTTTCGCGCCCAGCTACCGAGAACGGCGGACAATGACTCCAGGAGCTCGGGGTCGGGCTTCGCCTCGGCGAGGCGGTCCAGGAAATCCCCGAGGTTCTCGATCATGTCGCCGTACACGGCGCTGTATTCCGCTCCGCCGGAGAGCTCCGAGGAACGCCACGGGCGTTCTCCGCCATCGGAGAACCCCGCGGCGCCGGGTGGATGTTGCCCACTCAAGCGGGCACACTCCCGGTGTGAATCCGGGCCGCACGCAGACCCTCCTCGGTGCTCGGCGCCTCGATCCGCCACTCACCACACGAGCACCAGCAGTCGTAGTGATCTCCGTCGGCCGACGGAATGATCGCCTGCCCGTCGCAGTATCCGCCGGTGTTGGCGATCGACTGCATGAACTCCAACGGCTTCTCGTACAGCGAATTGTCTTCGTCGTGATCGCTCATGTGTTCACTCCTCAATTCTCGTCGGGTGCCAGACGGAAGACCGGCAGCATCCAGCCGTCGGTGATCGGGTGAAAGTCCACGGTCAGGGCCTGACCGATCTCCACGTCCTCCGGATCAACGTCGACGATGTTGGAGACCAGCCGTGCCCCCGGGGCATCCGGAAGGTCCACGACCACCGGTACCAGGGTGACGTCGGGCAATCCCGGAAAACCGTGCACCACGGCGAAGCTGTACACAGTTGCCGCTCCCGACAATTCGACCCAGTCCACATCCGTGGACTGACACTCGGGACAGTAAGGCGTCGGCGGAAGCCGGAAGTGCCCGCACGCAGAGCATTTCGGCGCGACGAGCCGGCCTTCCCGGGCTGCGGTCCAGAAGGGCTCGGTCACCGGATTCGTGGTGATCTGAACATAATCGCTCGGTAGCGCGGTTGCGGTCGCCATCAGCTGGCCTTTCCCAAGATGAGTCCGGAGACCGGCAGCGACGCCGGTCCGCCGGTGATGAGAGCGTGTTCTGCGTCGGTGACCTGGTTGATCGCGGTCCCGCGCATCTGCTCCACACCTTCCACGATATGGGTCATACCGATGATGTACGCCTCGGACAACTGGCCGCCGTGGGTGTTC
This sequence is a window from Gordonia insulae. Protein-coding genes within it:
- a CDS encoding thiolase family protein, whose protein sequence is MSNSDSIAIIGIGIHPFGRFDASAQDMALTAIRLALKDAGVTWPDIQIATGGSLDGGQADVMVGQLGPTGLPFINVLNGCATGAASLITARNMITSGMGDLGLVVGFDKHPRGAFTAPDVTTWGVGHWYGETGMFVNPQFFGMKARRYMHDHDIPLESLTDVAEKAFRNGELNPNAWRRKPIPREQIENSRLINDPLRQFMICSPSEGAVALVVCRAEVADKYTDSPIYVRAAELVSRKYGSFELFQTSLPHDLPPTPSEMSSQKAYAAAGLTPQDIDVWQVQDTESGAEIMHMAEVGLCEHGAQPELIRSGATSIGGSHPVNTDGGLLANGEPVGASGLRMVYEASLQLRGQAGERQVDDPQTALTHVYGAPGISAATILSKVASS
- a CDS encoding acyl-CoA dehydrogenase family protein is translated as MTVTDESRTLHDFEEALHESSDELAHLRMPAHALGQQLSNSAELMDWLYRGGWTRWGWPETIGGFGGPATIRCQIYEKLALSGYRIPDHLFVLEVVGPAVVSHAPSLAAEMMPKALSGVELWCQGFSEPEAGSDLASLRTRAVARDDGSFSVSGQKIWTSYGARADRIVLLARTGSADSRHRGLSMMLVDLDQDGIERRPIALASGREELSEIFFTDVRVDSSRLIGDIDGGWKVAMDLLQYERGVYAWMRMASTTAHLAQILRQMSDKPDALAADVVGRAYLALAGLRARTASTLRRLSADEVVGAQTSVDKLLLSTAEQKVLDASLTLLDAELLIGDRAVDAGWRDEWWYSRAASVYGGAREIQHSIIADRILGLPKESSRGR
- a CDS encoding acyl-CoA dehydrogenase family protein, producing MFAEQGATATASAVLDVVMTDACGIGANGANAPRLPVVHPLARTATSIDGAHLVVDGVSLSSAEFSTDMLVASPDDETVILRVPRPQPHETAAVSGFDPSSKFHHIQFRVPIAEAEDMGADWRIARAAGRRALAGELVGNGRAMLGIAVDQVSHREQFGRAIGANQTPRHRLADSYVHLAAANELVDAAWSSQNEWDAIVAKTYAGYANELTASACLQVCGAIGLTSEHRLGGYVKRARMLDALYGGWHRSIQRIGMDLTASGSLPQGASA
- a CDS encoding enoyl-CoA hydratase/isomerase family protein, coding for MTEQTTTPHCRFDVVEDRIARLTINRPERLGAYTPQMCSEMLAAVKRVQLDDSIRVLILTGTGRGFCTGGDVSPDAGFGDALSHQIGRARELREDSHALVTALHKLDKPVVCAINGITVNGGLAFALACDIRIVAASARLGDTSGRAGLLPDEGGAWLFPRTMGYDKAFRMVTLSEIYDAQTALGLGLATEVVPDEELEMRALTLARQFAQGAPLAIRAVKMMMRRAMESTLESSLGDSQQAVLWVGPSNDALEGKTAFLERRSPNFTGN
- a CDS encoding amidohydrolase family protein, with protein sequence MAIIENSVGQLPYMLTDFDQHSYEAEDCFTRFMPKAKLDTSVRPILSASGRKVLLANDRVVTALENDLDQAYVPGSLVEMLKQRASGDATDADRFYEPMQKEYLDRDARLIQLTEQQIERSIMYPGGWALMAEQYLKGIDPLYDNIESFNKWINEDWGFAYKNRIFAPALMSMRDLDRACEELDRVLAAGARFITMPAGPAYGRSPGDPYFDPFWARINEARAVVCYHIAEFHYQDNVASQWGWGLVPPFQFSAWQWQNTYGERPITDTLSALIFDNVFGKFPNVRVLVSEFGAEWVPHFIRHMDKSRGMARNGQWLGGQLKERPSTIFKKHVRVVPYPEDDTVTMIENLGSTETLLMGSDWPHAEGLREPADFYNRVEGLGDDVRREFLRENGMRLTEGTA
- a CDS encoding Zn-ribbon domain-containing OB-fold protein is translated as MTDEISNEALVQRFPGEPITHDNAAHYRGRLRRQLLVNRCDSCGAWHAPAKPICPDCWSSRVTPTSVSGNGTIFMAIFLHQGPPAEGVDYSTPYPVVTVELQEQAGLRITSTVVGASNADITIGAPVRLEWQERAGSPMPVFALRSAANA
- a CDS encoding thiolase family protein, with the protein product MPDSRNPMKDRVAIAGASTTGFIAKNLERSQTSLAAEACVDVIRKSGIDRSEIDGICGSYPTAAVMQSTLGIPELTWSGNPFIPLVDHIATAAAAIHAGLCNVVLVYHAAYRVSWNTGSALKDPFRRISTPGLSDPHPGPETMASSAGYTGWASRYMHEYGVSREDFGLVAMNSRRNAAQNPGAALREPMTMDDYLAARMIRWPLCLLDMDVAVDGADAFILTTADRARDLPLPPVLINAAVLGQDRHNEEDQTVSLRQHGQQVVIETLKAKGDFWLDDIDLYYPYDGFTPITLNWIENAGWCEPGMGGKFLREHWDDASSRVLINGRIPMNTHGGSLSEGGTQGSGHIREAVHQLQGLAGDRQVAGARRALLTIGGFFFNAQGLMLHTG
- a CDS encoding class I adenylate-forming enzyme family protein, coding for MIESLDSADDDETALDMFRALVADSPDSPLLDYFDNSLSVDDIDRLSDSLAAGLSDGGFHEGDRLALYLQNVPQYVVTLLAVWKLKGIAVAINPMLTGHEVSKLLADSTPKVLVCLDELFTLGIATAVANSTVTRVITTSPLDWRATIADSSIVANTVDGLDGCEDLSELIKHNDNRKPPHLSPVPDDVAVITYTSGTTGVPKGAMNSHRNVATGGRAYRDWFGLGRDDIILGIAPLFHVTGLSGHIASTLAAGARLILLYRFTVDEVARVVRDKRPTFTVGAITAFIALANSPEVRHADLASLTKVASGGAPVAAATIDNFEDLFGSYIHNVYGMTETTSPVLAVPMNSRAPVGTQTEALSVGVPVITADVAVVGDDGLPVAVGELGEVAVSGPQVITGYWNNPAADAEAFRNGRLLTGDVGYRDDAGWFYLVDRRKDMIIASGYKVWPREVEDTLYKHEAVLEAGVVGQPDDYRGESVMAFVSLRDGFETTPQELIDFCRSRMAAYKYPREVVIVDAIPKTVTGKVLRRELRPGIQPELHRPG
- a CDS encoding PaaI family thioesterase codes for the protein MSGQHPPGAAGFSDGGERPWRSSELSGGAEYSAVYGDMIENLGDFLDRLAEAKPDPELLESLSAVLGSWARKLEPLGVRERDRVFGRRTDIPGRGQTMSPTIVVTESDGDSVSGTVRFGPYFLGGNNAAHGGTIPLMFDEILGRLANSGGRPPQRTAYLHTDFRSITPIARTLQLRAWLVSEEGRKRILKATLHDGDILCAEAEGLFVALRPDQP
- a CDS encoding Zn-ribbon domain-containing OB-fold protein yields the protein MATATALPSDYVQITTNPVTEPFWTAAREGRLVAPKCSACGHFRLPPTPYCPECQSTDVDWVELSGAATVYSFAVVHGFPGLPDVTLVPVVVDLPDAPGARLVSNIVDVDPEDVEIGQALTVDFHPITDGWMLPVFRLAPDEN